From Anopheles darlingi chromosome 2, idAnoDarlMG_H_01, whole genome shotgun sequence, the proteins below share one genomic window:
- the LOC125948849 gene encoding glucose dehydrogenase [FAD, quinone]: MALGLASVAAVAGGLAHTPLALLTLIPLLAVGVNYYRYQSVDPETNPTDQQTLRRYYDFIVIGAGSAGAVVASRLSEIGDWSVLLLEAGGDENEVTDVPSLAGYLQLTEYDWKYQTTPSADRRYCQAMIGDRCNWPRGKVMGGSSVLNAMVYVRGNRLDYDSWLEQGNVGWGYESVLPYFIKSEDNRNPYMARSPYHGVGGYLTVQEAPWRTPLSVAFVKAGQEMGYENRDINGAEQTGFMLLQATIRRGSRCSTSKAFLRPVRLRPNLHIAMKAHVSRILFDGNNRAYGVEFVRNQKRQYVFAKKEIILSAGALNTPQLLMLSGVGPADHLRELGIPVLSDLPVGDNLQDHVGLGGLTFVVDQPVTVKTSRYSSVPVALEYFLNERGPMTFPGIEGVAFVNTKYADPSGRWPDIQFHFGPSSVNSDGGQNIRKILNLRDGFYNTVYKPIQNAETWTILPLLLRPKSTGWVRLRSTNPFVQPSIEPNYFAYEEDVAVLVEGIKLAINVSYTQAFQRFNSRPHAIPLPGCRHLPFMSDEYWACAIKQFTFTIYHPTGTAKMGPSWDPGAVVDPRLRVYGVSGLRVVDASIMPTIISGNPNAPVIMIGEKASDLIKEDWGRLTVGW; the protein is encoded by the exons ATGGCTCTTGGACTCGCTTCCGTAGCGGCAGTAGCTGGAGGACTAGCGCACACCCCGCTCGCACTGCTTACGCTGATACCACTTTTAGCTGTAGGAGTCAATTACTATAGATACCAAAGTGTGGACCCGGAAACGAACCCCACCGACCAGCAGACG CTCAGACGATACTATgacttcatcgtcatcggagcCGGCTCTGCTGGTGCGGTCGTGGCGTCCCGGCTCTCGGAGATCGGTGACtggtcggtgctgctgctcgaggccGGCGGCGATGAGAACGAGGTGACGGATGTGCCGTCACTGGCCGGTTACCTGCAGCTGACCGAGTACGACTGGAAGTACCAGACGACACCGTCGGCCGATCGGCGCTACTGCCAGGCgatgatcggtgatcggtgtaATTGGCCGCGCGGTAAGGTGATGGGCGGTTCGAGCGTCCTGAACGCGATGGTGTACGTGCGGGGGAACCGGCTGGACTATGACAGCTGGCTCGAGCAGGGGAACGTCGGTTGGGGCTACGAGAGCGTTCTGCCGTACTTCATCAAATCCGAGGACAACCGGAATCCGTACATGGCCCGCTCACCGTACCACGGTGTTGGCGGATATCTCACCGTCCAGGAGGCCCCCTGGCGGACGCCACTGTCGGTGGCGTTCGTGAAGGCGGGCCAGGAAATGGGCTACGAGAACCGGGACATCAATGGGGCCGAACAGACGGGCTTTATGCTGCTCCAGGCGACGATCCGGCGCGGTAGCCGGTGCAGTACATCGAAAGCATTCCTGCGGCCGGTCCGGTTACGTCCGAATCTGCACATCGCGATGAAGGCCCACGTCAGCCGCATCCTGTTCGATGGTAACAACCGGGCGTACGGCGTCGAGTTCGTCCGGAACCAGAAGCGTCAGTATGTGTTCGCGAAGAAGGAGATCATCCTATCGGCGGGCGCTCTCAACACACcccagctgctgatgcttagCGGCGTCGGACCGGCCGATCATCTGCGTGAGCTGGGCATACCGGTCCTGTCGGATCTGCCGGTCGGTGACAACCTACAGGATCACGTTGGATTGGGCGGGTTGACGTTTGTCGTCGATCAGCCGGTCACGGTGAAGACGTCACGGTACAGTTCCGTGCCCGTGGCGCTCGAATACTTCCTGAACGAGCGCGGTCCGATGACGTTCCCGGGTATCGAGGGTGTCGCCTTCGTTAACACCAAGTACGCGGATCCGTCCGGTCGGTGGCCCGACATTCAGTTTCACTTTGGGCCCAGTTCGGTCAACTCGGATGGTGGCCAGAATATCCGGAAGATTCTGAACCTGCGCGATGGTTTCTACAACACGGTGTACAAACCGATCCAGAATGCGGAAACCTGGACCatcctgccgttgctgctgcgaccgaAGAGTACGGGCTGGGTGCGGCTCCGTTCGACCAATCCGTTCGTACagccatcgatcgaaccgaattACTTCGCGTACGAGGAGGACGTGGCGGTGCTGGTCGAGGGTATCAAGCTGGCGATCAACGTGTCGTACACGCAGGCCTTCCAGCGGTTCAATTCGCGGCCGCATGCCATTCCGCTGCCCGGTTGCCGCCATCTGCCGTTCATGTCCGACGAGTACTGGGCGTGCGCGATCAAGCagttcaccttcaccatctaCCATCCGACCGGTACGGCCAAGATGGGCCCCAGCTGGGATCCGGGTGCGGTCGTCGATCCGCGGTTGCGCGTGTACGGTGTGTCCGGGTTGCGCGTCGTCGACGCGAGCATCATGCCGACCATCATCAGCGGTAACCCGAACGCACCGGTCATCATGATCGGCGAGAAGGCATCCGATCTGATCAAGGAAGACTGGGGCCGGCTAACCGTCGGCTGGTGa